In the Sandaracinus amylolyticus genome, ACGAGGTGCGCTGCGCCGACTGCCTCTACACGACGACGCTCTCGCGCCTGCGGGCCGAGAAGATCGACGCGTCGGAGCTCTCGCGACTGATGCGCCCCGAAGACTGAGCGTCAGCGCAGGACGAAGCCGAGCGGCGCCTTGCCCTGCACCTGCGCGTGCTCGTCGCACATCGCGTCGGGCACGCCCGCCGCGCGCATCACGGTCCGCCACACGCGCGCGCTGTCGAGTCGTCCGTCGATGCCGCGGAACGAGCCGGTCGGCGCGCCGGTCTCGGGATCGGGCGGGTGATAGGTGAACCCGTCGTGCCCGCCCTCGTTCGTCAGCCGGATGTCGCCCCAGTAGCCGCCGCGGATGCCGCCGCCCGCGAGGATCAGCGTGTTCTTGCCGTCGTTGCCGTAGCTGTTCGCCTTCGGGCTGCGGCTGCCGTCGAGCGTGTACACCGCGATCACGGTGCGCTCGTAGAGGCCCGCCTCCTTGAGCTTCGTGATCAGGCGCGCGAGCGGCTTCGAGATCTGCTTCGCCTGGGTGCGCACCGAGAGCTCGGGGCGGAAGCCGTGCAGATCCATGTAGTCGAACTCGAGCGCGACGGTGCGCGTCACGCCCGCGTTGACGAGCTTGAACGCGTACGCGGTCTGCTCCCAGATGTGCGCCTTCACGCGATCGTCGGGGCACTCGAAGCTCTCGGTGTCGCCCTCGGTGCACATCTGGTTGGGCACGCCCTCGCTCCAGAACGCGCGCTCTTCCTCGGTGAGCGGCAGCGAGAGCACGCGCGGCTCGCGCACGTGGAGGATCTCGCGCGCCTCGTCGATCTGCTGCGCATGACCGGTGCGCACGCTGTCGACGAACCCACGGCGCGAGAGGAAGCGCTGGTCGAGGCGACCGAGCACCGCGCGCAGCGCGTCGGCCTGCTCCGCGGTGGGCACCACGTTGAGGTCCTCGACGAACGCGGGGAACGCGTCGAAGAGCTGCGAGCGCGAGCGGATGCGATCGAGCTCCGCGCCCGGCAGGCCGCCGCCGAAGTGGAAGACGGTGTGGTTCGAGCGCGAGAGCCCCTTGAACGCGACGCCGTTGCGCAGCGAGGGATCGGCGAGCTTCGCCCAGTGGTTGTGCAGCGACGCGGGCGTCGGGACGCTCGCGTACCAGCGCATGTTCCCGCCGTCGGCGGTCGCGGGATCGTTCTCGAACATCGGCATCGCGCCGGCGAGCCGCTCTTCGGCGCGGCCCGGCGAGCGGATCGCGTTGCCCGCCTCGTGCCCGTGGATCGCGCCGCTCGACGCCTCGCAGTGATCGATCTGCGCGATCGTGTCGAGGTGCGGCTCGAGCTCGTACGAGTCGGCGGTGAGGTACACGCCGCTCTCGGTGCGCCGGATCTCGCTCTGCTGCGCGAACATCGTGATGCCGTCGCCGGTCTCGCCGCGGCGGACGTCGCCGTAGGTCGCGATCCCGGGCGGCACCATCACGTGCATCTGGTCCCACTGATCGCGGAGATCGATCTCGATGAAGATCGTCTCCATCTCGCGGTCCTGCGCGTACGCGGTGCCGCCGGCCATCTCGTTCGCGGCGAAGCGCAGCGCGCTCGGCACCGCGGGCGCGGCGAGCGCGACGCCGAGGAGCTTCAGGAACGAGCGCCGCTGCACCGCGCTCATGCGCTCGATCTCGTAGAGCTTCTTCACGGGGCCTCCGGCGACGACGAGAGCTGACGGGCGACCGCGTAGGCGACGCGCGGATGCGCGAGCGCGGCGACGACGAGGTCGACGAAGGTGGGGCTCGCAGCGCGCGCGCGCGCCGCATCGGCGATGTCGACGAGCAGCTCGCCCTCGACGCCGCGATCGGGATCGAGATCGAGCGCGGCCTCGAGCACGCGCTGCGAGGCGCACTCCCAGAACGCATCGCTCTCGGTGAGGGCGGCCATCGCCTCCGACAGGTTCGCGACCTCGCGACCGAGCATCTGCGAGGTCTCGTTGGCGCGCCACGGCGGCTCGAGGTGCGAGGCCATGAGCCCGCCGAACGACTCGCCGGGCATGCCGCCCTGGCGCTGCTCGCCGGTCGCGTCCTCGCGCCAGCGACCGCTCACGTCGAAGCGCACGAAGAGCTGCGCGTGCGCGCCGAACTGACCGTGGCACGCGTAGCAGTGGAACCCGTTCGCGAGCCCGCTCATCGCGGCCTCGGGATCGGTCTGCTCCTCCGCGCTCAGCGCGCGGAACATCGGCATGAGTCGCTCGCGCTCGAGCGGCGGCTCGAGCTCGACCGCGAGCGGGTAGTTGCGGCACAGGAACGTGCGCGTGATCGTGCCGGCGCGCGTGAGGTTGAAGCGCCCCTGACGCGCCGCCATGAACGCGCGCGTCGTGATCACGCCGGCCGCGTAGGGCGCGCCGGTGTCGCACTCGCCGGGCGCACCGCTCGCATCGAAGCACTGCGTGCTCGTGAGGATCTCGGCCCACGGGCGACCCTCGCGCACGACGTGCTCGATGATGCGCCCCGGCGCGCCGAAGTCGATGCCGCTCGGATCGACGCCGCCGCTCACGCCGAGCGCGGTCTCGACCATCCGTCGTGCGGCGCGCGGCAGGCCGGGCTCGTCGGACCACGACGCGACGACGCTCGGGATCGCATCGCCGCCCATCGTCGCGATCGCGGTGCGCTCGTCGTCGGTCAGCGTGCGCTCGACGATCACCGGCGCGATCAGCGCGAGGTACGCCTCGGCCTGCGCGGCGGTGACATCGTCGAGCGTCACCTCGCGCTCCTCGGGCGTGAACGGCTCGGGCTGGCTCGGCTCGCCGGGATCGCGTGGATCGTTGGGGACCGGCGGGTGCGTCATGCCCTCGCCCGGCTCACCGAGCGATGCGCTGCATCCTGCGAGCAGCAGCGCGAGCCACACGCGCTTCACTGGAGCACCGCCTCGCCCGCCGAGAGCACCGCGAGGCACGCGCTCTCGCGCGCCGCGTCCTCGGGCAGCCCGGCGACCGCGCTCTCGATCTCGGTGCGATCCTCGGCCGTCGCCGCGCGTCCCCACGCCGCCTGGATCAGCGCGTCGAGGTCGGCGCCCGGCACCGCGGGATAGCGGGTGCGCATCGCGTCCGACTGGCAGACGGGGCGCACCGCGCGGACCCACCCCGCGATGCGCGTCGCGTTCCACGACGAGTCCGGGAGGATGCCGCGCGAGTGATCGTAGCCCCCGAGCGCGACCGCCTGATCGCGCATCGGCGCGAGCAGCGGATCGCTGGTCTCGATGCCCGCGACCGCAGCGACGCGCGCGAGGCGCGTCTCGAAGGGCAGCAGGCGCGGGGTCTCGCGATCGAGCGCGAAGGGATCGTCGGGCGTCGTCGGCTCGACGGGGTCGCTCGGGTCGTCGGGTGGATCGTTCGGTCCGCTCCCGGTCGGACCGGCTGCGCCATCGAGGACGATGCCGCTACAGCCGGCGAGGAGCATCGCGAGGAGGAGCGCACGAGCACGCATGTGAGGGCGCCAGAGCAGCGCGCGTGCCGCACACGATCCGCTCTGAAACCACGACGGAACGCGAGAGGCGCGAGCCCGGAGCAGAACATGCTCCGTTCTCGCGCCTCGTCGTGGGGTGTGTCGTTCCCTGGGCGTCGGTCAGTGACCGCGGCCGCGACCGCGACCGCCGCCGCCACCGCCACCGCGCACTTCGACGCCGGCGCTCACCGACACCCGGCCGGGGCTCGGAGGCGCCACGATGACCGCGCCGGGACGGGGAGGCGAGACCACGACGCTCGCCTCGGCCTCGCGACCACGGCGACCGTACGCGTGCCCGCGGCCACGGCCGGGGTGACCATCACCCTCGACCACGACCACGCCCGGACGCGGCGGCGCGATCACCACCGGCGGCGGCGGCGGCGCGACCACGACCGTCGCACGGGGCGCGACCGGCGGCGTCACGACGACCGTCGCGCTCGCACGCGGGCGCTCGACCACCACCGCAGCGCGCGGCGGCTCGGGCGCCTGCACCACCACGGTCGCGCGCGGCGGCTCGGGCGCCTGCAGCACGACCGTCGCGTGCGGCGGCTGCGGCGGCTGCACCACCACGGTCGCGCTCGGCGGCTGCGGCGCCTGCACCACCACGGTCGCCTGCGGCGGCTGCGGGCGCTCGACCACCACGGTCGCGCGCGGCGGCTGCGGCGCTCCGACCACGACGGTCGCGCTCGGCGGCGTCGGCGGCACGAGGATGACCTGCGGCGCGCGCGCGCGGCGCGGCTGACCGCGCACCACGAGCTGCACCTCGGCCGGCGCGGCGACCGGCGTCACCTCGACGCGCCCCGCGTAGCGGCGCTGGCCTTCGTCCCACGCGAGCGCGACGTCGTGCGGGCGGCCATCGCTGCCCTGCACCTGCACCGCCGTCACCTGCGCCTGCGCGTGCGGCATCGGCGCGCCGGTCGCGTCGACGACATAGGCCTCGACCTGTCCGTCTTGCTTCGTGACCAGCTCGATCCAGGCGTCGTCGCTCGCAGCGACCATCACACCGCCGTGCTGCGCGGTCACCGTCAGCGCGCCCGTTGCGGCCGCGCCCACCGGCGGGGTGGGTTGTTCACTCGATCCACAGAGCTTCATCAGCGCGAAGAACGCCATCGAGAGCGTCAGAGAGCGCATCGATCCTCCTTGCGTGCGCCGCCAGCGAGGGCCCCGCGGGAGCCACCGCCCGCACGCTCCGGAGAGCGCGCGGGCCTCGACGTCGGACACCATTTCGTGCGGAGCAGGAGCCCCCGCAGTCGGGCCAGGTTAGCGCCCCTTCGATGGCCAACTGCACTCGTTTCTTCAAATGAGAAAGAGGTGCCACGTCATCGCGGCACCTCTCCCGACGCGTGCTCACATGCACGCGTCCGTCCTCGCTCGATGGAATTCGATCAGGGCGTCGCCGGCGCCTCGGGCGCGGTCGGCGCAGGTGCGTCCGCGGGCGCCGTCGTGGGCATCCGCGCATGCGCGGGCAGCTCGCCGGTGAGCGAATTCAGGAACGCGACGATCACGCGCACCTGCTCCGCCTCGAGCTCGCGGCCCAGCTGGTAGCGACCCATCACGCGCACCGTGTCGTCGAGCGTCTGCTGCGAGCCGTCGTGGAGATACGGCGCGGTCAGCGCGACGTTGCGCAGCGTCGGCACCTTGAACATGTGCCGATCCGCTTCCGCGTGCGTGACGTTGAAGCGGCCCATGTCCGCCTCGGTGATCGGCGTGCCGCGATCCTCGAAGTACGTGCGGCGCACCAGGCCCATCCGCTGGTACATCGTGCCGCCGACGTTCACGCCGCGATGGCAGCTCGTGCACCCGACCTGCTGGAACGTCTCGTAGCCGTGGCGCTCGTCGTCGGTGATCGCGCTCTGCTCGCCGCGCAGGAAGCGATCGAAGCGCGAGGGCGTGACGAGCGAGCGCTCGTACTCCGCGATCGCGTCGGTGATGTTCGCCTGCGTGACCGCGGCCGCGCCCTCGCCACCGTAGATCGCGGCGAGCTCCCCGGTGACCTCGGCGTCCGCAGCGAGACGCTGCGTGACCTGCTCCCAGGTCGCGCCCATCTCGATCGGGTTCGCGACCGGGCCCGCGGCCTGCGCCTGGAGATCCGCGGCGCGACCATCCCAGAACTGCACGAAGTTGAAGCCCGCGTTGAGCACGGTCGGCGAGTTGATCGGGCCGATCTGCCCGCGGATCCCGGTCGAGGTGCGGCGCGGCTCGGCACCGCCGTTGTCGAGCGAGTGGCAGGTCGCGCACGAGAGCGTCTCGTCACCCGACAAGCGCGTGTCGTGGAAGAGCCGCCGACCCAGCGCGACCTTGCGCGCGTCGGTCTGCACCTCGGGCAGCGGCTCGATCACCGAGGGCGCTGGCGACGGCGTGGTCGGTGCGCTCGCCGCGGGCGGGGTCTCGGGCGTCGCGCTCGTTGGCGACGACGCGCTCTCGCCGGACCCGCAGGCCGCGATCGAGAGCGCGCTCGTGATGAGAAGGAAGCGACGGACGTTCGTCATCGTGATCAGCTCCTCGCGACGTAGCTCGAGCAGTAGCCCTGGGGGTTCACGTTGCCGAGGTTCAGCGCGCATCCACCGCACTGACCGGCCTGCGCGGGCGCAGTGTAGAAGTTGCAGGTCTCGCAGCGCTGCGTCGGGTTCGGCGAGCGATCGACGTAGCTCAG is a window encoding:
- a CDS encoding cytochrome-c peroxidase, whose product is MTNVRRFLLITSALSIAACGSGESASSPTSATPETPPAASAPTTPSPAPSVIEPLPEVQTDARKVALGRRLFHDTRLSGDETLSCATCHSLDNGGAEPRRTSTGIRGQIGPINSPTVLNAGFNFVQFWDGRAADLQAQAAGPVANPIEMGATWEQVTQRLAADAEVTGELAAIYGGEGAAAVTQANITDAIAEYERSLVTPSRFDRFLRGEQSAITDDERHGYETFQQVGCTSCHRGVNVGGTMYQRMGLVRRTYFEDRGTPITEADMGRFNVTHAEADRHMFKVPTLRNVALTAPYLHDGSQQTLDDTVRVMGRYQLGRELEAEQVRVIVAFLNSLTGELPAHARMPTTAPADAPAPTAPEAPATP
- a CDS encoding high-potential iron-sulfur protein, which produces METKKLTRRAMLERGAVLGLVVIGASAGIGCGGAELDCTNPPGLTDAQRQQRQALSYVDRSPNPTQRCETCNFYTAPAQAGQCGGCALNLGNVNPQGYCSSYVARS
- a CDS encoding DUF1501 domain-containing protein; the encoded protein is MKKLYEIERMSAVQRRSFLKLLGVALAAPAVPSALRFAANEMAGGTAYAQDREMETIFIEIDLRDQWDQMHVMVPPGIATYGDVRRGETGDGITMFAQQSEIRRTESGVYLTADSYELEPHLDTIAQIDHCEASSGAIHGHEAGNAIRSPGRAEERLAGAMPMFENDPATADGGNMRWYASVPTPASLHNHWAKLADPSLRNGVAFKGLSRSNHTVFHFGGGLPGAELDRIRSRSQLFDAFPAFVEDLNVVPTAEQADALRAVLGRLDQRFLSRRGFVDSVRTGHAQQIDEAREILHVREPRVLSLPLTEEERAFWSEGVPNQMCTEGDTESFECPDDRVKAHIWEQTAYAFKLVNAGVTRTVALEFDYMDLHGFRPELSVRTQAKQISKPLARLITKLKEAGLYERTVIAVYTLDGSRSPKANSYGNDGKNTLILAGGGIRGGYWGDIRLTNEGGHDGFTYHPPDPETGAPTGSFRGIDGRLDSARVWRTVMRAAGVPDAMCDEHAQVQGKAPLGFVLR